A portion of the Bifidobacterium sp. ESL0800 genome contains these proteins:
- the rpoB gene encoding DNA-directed RNA polymerase subunit beta has translation MAENKLKTNTTQVIARADEHDIKLHKASDRVNFGSIREPIDVPYLLGVQTDSFDWLIGNARWKKKAEADIKAGTNNVAHTSGLQEVFEEISPIENFAQTMSLTFSDPYFEEPRHTVQECKEKDYTYSAPLYVNAEFENGDTGEIKSQTVFMGDFPLQTPHGTFIIGGTERVIVSQLVRSPGVYFDRTPDRTSDKEVFGAKIIPSRGAWLEFEIDKRDVLGVRVDRKRKQSAIVFLMAIGMTKDEIAKSFKDYPLVLDALEKETINTQDEALTDLYRKIRPADTATPEAGKNLLESFYFNNHRYDLARVGRYKINRKLGLEAEPTDRSLSREDIIATIKYLVALHAGDKTFPGRRNGEDVDLRVETDDIDHFGNRRIRQVGELIQNQLRTGLSRMERVVRERMTTQDAEAITPQSLINIRPVNATIKEFFGTSQLSQFMDQNNPLSGVTNKRRLSALGPGGLSRDRASMEVRDVHPSHFGRMCPIESPEGPNIGLIGSLATFGRVNPFGFIETPYRKVVNGHVTNEIEYMTADRDAEHVIAQANQKLDENGNFVEKTALVRSGEDEAVDVPVSDVDYMDVSPRQMVSVGASLIPFLEHDEGHRALMGTNMQRQAVPLVQSERPLVGTGAEWRTAYDSGDTILSEKDGVVSYVSGDIIRVANDDGTQSSYKLAKFQRSNQTTNYNQRPLVHDGERVERGSVLADGPATQKGDLALGKNVLVAFMPWNGYNYEDAVIISQRLVKDDTYSSIHIEEYEIDARDTKLGAEEITRDLPNVGEEAVANLDERGIIRIGAEVEAGDILVGKVTPKGETELTPEERLLRAIFGEKSREVRDTSLRVPHGETGTVISIKEITRDEAEEDGDELPNGVNSMIRVYIAQHRKITVGDKMSGRHGNKGCISRILPEEDMPFLPDGTPIDIMLNPLGVPSRMNLGQVLELHLGWIAHAGWDIKLDPDLEAEWKKYVPQGAEHGEPNTPVATPVFDGVRPDVIQGLLRSTLPDRDGNKLVGEDGKATLFDGRTGEPFPKPISVGYMYMLKLHHLVDDKIHARSTGPYSMITQQPLGGKAQFGGQRFGEMEVWALEAYGAAYTLHEMMTTKSDDVDGRVRAYGAIVKGENLPPAGIPESFKVLLKEMQSLSLNVEVLNADGVAIDLNDAEDDPVGNSNDLGFNIGARPDASAKDDQAAPQPEYR, from the coding sequence TTGGCTGAAAATAAGCTCAAGACGAACACCACACAAGTCATCGCACGCGCCGATGAGCACGACATCAAGTTGCATAAGGCGTCGGACCGTGTGAATTTCGGTTCCATCAGGGAACCCATCGATGTGCCCTACCTTCTGGGGGTGCAGACCGATAGCTTCGATTGGCTCATCGGCAACGCACGCTGGAAGAAGAAGGCCGAAGCCGATATCAAGGCTGGCACCAACAATGTGGCCCATACCTCCGGCCTGCAGGAGGTCTTCGAGGAGATTTCCCCGATCGAGAACTTCGCGCAGACCATGAGCCTGACCTTCTCCGACCCGTACTTCGAGGAGCCGCGTCACACGGTCCAGGAGTGCAAGGAGAAGGATTACACCTATTCCGCACCGCTCTACGTCAACGCCGAGTTCGAGAACGGCGACACCGGCGAGATCAAGAGCCAGACCGTGTTCATGGGCGACTTCCCTCTGCAGACCCCGCACGGCACCTTCATCATCGGCGGCACCGAGCGTGTCATCGTCTCGCAGCTCGTGCGTTCCCCGGGCGTCTACTTCGACCGCACCCCCGACCGCACCAGCGACAAGGAGGTCTTCGGCGCGAAGATCATCCCGTCGCGCGGCGCATGGCTCGAGTTCGAGATCGACAAGCGCGACGTTTTGGGCGTGCGCGTCGACCGCAAGCGCAAGCAGTCCGCCATCGTCTTCCTCATGGCCATCGGCATGACCAAGGACGAGATCGCCAAGTCCTTCAAGGATTACCCGCTGGTGCTCGATGCCCTCGAAAAGGAGACCATCAACACGCAGGACGAGGCCCTGACCGACCTGTACCGCAAGATCCGTCCGGCCGACACCGCCACGCCGGAAGCCGGCAAGAACCTCTTGGAGTCCTTCTACTTCAACAACCATCGTTACGACCTCGCACGCGTCGGCCGCTACAAGATCAACCGCAAGCTGGGCCTCGAGGCCGAGCCGACCGATCGCAGCCTCAGCCGCGAAGACATCATCGCCACCATCAAGTACCTCGTGGCGCTGCATGCCGGCGACAAGACCTTCCCGGGACGTCGCAACGGCGAGGACGTCGACCTTCGCGTCGAGACCGACGATATCGACCACTTCGGCAACCGTCGTATCCGCCAGGTCGGCGAGCTCATCCAGAACCAGCTGCGTACCGGCCTGAGCCGTATGGAGCGCGTGGTTCGCGAGCGTATGACAACCCAGGACGCCGAGGCCATCACCCCGCAGTCCCTGATCAACATCCGCCCCGTCAACGCGACCATCAAGGAGTTCTTCGGAACCTCCCAGCTCTCGCAGTTCATGGACCAGAACAACCCGCTTTCCGGCGTGACCAACAAGCGTCGTCTCTCCGCGCTGGGCCCCGGCGGCCTTTCGCGCGACCGCGCCTCCATGGAGGTCCGCGACGTCCACCCGTCCCACTTCGGCCGCATGTGCCCGATCGAGTCCCCTGAAGGCCCGAACATCGGCCTCATCGGTTCGCTGGCGACCTTCGGACGCGTCAATCCGTTCGGCTTCATCGAGACCCCGTACCGCAAGGTCGTCAACGGCCACGTGACCAACGAGATCGAGTACATGACCGCAGACCGCGATGCCGAGCACGTCATCGCCCAGGCCAACCAGAAGCTGGACGAGAACGGCAACTTCGTCGAGAAGACCGCGCTGGTCCGTTCCGGCGAGGACGAGGCCGTCGATGTGCCGGTCAGCGACGTCGACTACATGGACGTCTCCCCGCGCCAGATGGTCTCCGTCGGTGCCTCGCTGATTCCGTTCCTGGAGCACGATGAGGGCCACCGAGCACTGATGGGCACCAACATGCAGCGTCAGGCCGTCCCGCTCGTGCAAAGCGAGCGCCCGCTGGTGGGCACCGGCGCCGAATGGCGCACCGCCTACGATTCCGGAGACACCATCCTCTCCGAAAAGGACGGTGTCGTCAGCTATGTCTCCGGCGACATCATCCGCGTGGCCAACGACGACGGAACCCAGTCGAGCTACAAGCTCGCCAAGTTCCAGCGCTCCAACCAGACCACCAACTACAACCAGCGTCCGCTGGTCCATGACGGCGAGCGCGTCGAGCGTGGCAGCGTTCTGGCCGACGGCCCCGCCACCCAGAAGGGCGACCTGGCGCTGGGCAAGAACGTGCTGGTCGCGTTCATGCCTTGGAACGGCTACAACTACGAGGACGCCGTCATCATCTCGCAGAGGCTGGTGAAAGACGACACCTATTCCTCCATCCACATCGAGGAATATGAAATCGACGCCCGCGACACCAAGCTCGGTGCCGAGGAGATCACCCGCGACCTGCCGAACGTCGGCGAGGAAGCGGTGGCGAACCTCGACGAGCGCGGCATCATCCGCATCGGTGCCGAGGTCGAGGCCGGCGACATCCTGGTCGGCAAGGTCACGCCTAAGGGCGAGACCGAGCTCACCCCTGAGGAGCGTCTGCTGCGCGCCATCTTCGGCGAGAAGAGCCGCGAAGTGCGCGACACCTCGCTGCGTGTGCCTCACGGCGAGACCGGCACGGTCATCTCCATCAAGGAGATCACCCGCGACGAGGCCGAAGAGGACGGCGACGAGCTGCCCAACGGCGTCAATTCGATGATTCGTGTCTACATCGCCCAGCACCGCAAGATCACGGTGGGCGACAAGATGTCCGGCCGCCACGGCAACAAGGGCTGCATCTCCCGCATCCTTCCGGAAGAGGACATGCCGTTCCTGCCCGATGGCACCCCGATCGACATCATGTTGAACCCTCTGGGCGTCCCGTCCCGTATGAACCTGGGTCAGGTCCTCGAGCTGCACCTGGGCTGGATCGCTCACGCAGGCTGGGACATCAAGCTCGACCCTGATCTCGAGGCCGAATGGAAGAAGTACGTGCCGCAGGGCGCCGAGCACGGCGAGCCGAACACCCCGGTGGCCACCCCCGTCTTCGACGGCGTGCGTCCCGACGTGATCCAGGGCCTGCTGCGCAGCACCCTTCCCGACCGCGACGGCAACAAGCTCGTGGGCGAAGACGGCAAGGCGACCCTCTTTGACGGCCGTACCGGCGAGCCCTTCCCGAAGCCGATCTCCGTGGGCTATATGTACATGCTCAAGCTGCACCACCTCGTGGACGACAAGATCCATGCGCGTTCCACCGGCCCGTACTCCATGATCACCCAGCAGCCGTTGGGCGGCAAGGCCCAGTTCGGCGGTCAGCGCTTCGGCGAGATGGAGGTGTGGGCCCTCGAGGCCTACGGCGCCGCCTACACGCTGCACGAGATGATGACCACCAAGTCCGATGACGTCGACGGCCGCGTGCGCGCCTACGGTGCCATCGTCAAGGGCGAGAACCTGCCGCCGGCCGGCATTCCCGAGTCCTTCAAGGTGTTGCTTAAGGAGATGCAGTCGCTGTCGCTCAACGTCGAAGTGCTGAACGCCGACGGCGTGGCCATCGACCTGAACGACGCCGAGGACGACCCTGTGGGCAACTCGAACGATCTCGGCTTCAACATCGGCGCCCGCCCGGACGCCTCGGCCAAGGACGATCAGGCGGCGCCTCAGCCGGAATACCGCTAG
- a CDS encoding DNA-directed RNA polymerase subunit beta' — protein MLDVNAFDKLRIGLATTEDIHKWSYGEVKKPETINYRTLKPEKDGLFGEQIFGPTRDWECACGKYKRVRFKGIVCERCGVEVTKSRVRRERMGHIELAAPVTHIWFFKGVPSRLGYLLDIAPKDLEKVIYFAAYMVTSVDEAQRQQDLPDLQDEFDTEIAQLSKRRDNEIEERAKKLEADMAELEESGEAKGSAKSKMRNSAEREMAAIRQRYDDQAQRLNAVFDRFKTLKPGDMEGDVDLWQEMCDRYGDYFEGSMGAEAIQKRLRDFDLEGAAKQLREEIDTGSGQRKARALKRLKVVNAFLTTDNKPEAMVLNAIPVIPPDLRPMVQLDGGRFATSDLNDLYRRVINRNNRLKRLIELGAPEIMLNNEKRMLQEAVDSLFDNGRRGRPVTGASNRPLKSLSDMLKGKQGRFRQNLLGKRVDYSGRSVIVVGPSLRMHQCGLPKPMALELFKPFVIKKLVDQNYAQNMKSAKRLVDRQDSSVWDVLEDVISEHPVLLNRAPTLHRLGIQAFEPILVEGKAIHLPPLACAAFNADFDGDQMAVHLPLSVEAQAEARSLMMASDNILKPADGHTVTMPSQDMILGLYFLSTVVEGAKGQGRVLGSPEELRMAVDRHDVDVQAKVLVRLPKDFVLPTDWEPAELKVVDPEPGSPDVVKEERFKDGSVLFATSYGRLKFNETLPVDYPFINEQVAKGKLSGIVDDIATRYSTAQVAATLDALKDLGFTRAPWSGVTMSFSDIVEPPERLSIIHDYEGQADKVNDQYDMGLLTEEERRQELINLWTECTDKVADAMRDNFKDDNNVNIMVQSGARGNWMQIRQISGMRGLVANPKGEIISRPVKSNYREGLSVLEYFISQHGARKGLADTALRTAESGYLTRRLVDVAQEVIVREEDCGTKRGLTIKIADHDEDGNLVLVRAADGGPYSRLLAEDVIDPKDGKTVLYKRGDAMSMDVLRDMVAHGVEEVKARSVLTCESKRGVCAKCYGWSLATNRLVDVGEAVGVVAAQSIGEPGTQLTLRSFHSGGVASASDITQGLPRVTELFEARTPKGEAPITEYPGTVKVEDSDHGRQVTLTPDDSTIEPITYPVTRRAPLLVKDGDHVEVGTQLIEGSVDPKKILRILGPRAAQVSIVEGVHDVYRSQGVDIHDKHLEVIVHQMLRRITVIDSGTTNLLPGQLVDQSRFRDANMQAVKEGGKPAAGRPEMLGITKASLATDSWLSAASFQETTRVLTEAALEQKSDELKGLKENVIIGKLIPAGTGLARYRNATVEPDKAIRDTIYPNFGLGGDASSEFGEGGMDDMDFSNIDFGDLKLGDDFNPDDFLNDQGGASELGGDTDFGMGSGTDADGGSDNSASQA, from the coding sequence GTGCTGGACGTCAACGCATTTGACAAACTGAGGATCGGACTCGCCACTACCGAGGACATCCACAAGTGGAGCTACGGCGAAGTCAAGAAGCCGGAAACCATCAACTATAGAACTTTGAAGCCTGAGAAGGACGGCCTGTTCGGAGAGCAGATCTTCGGACCGACCCGTGACTGGGAGTGCGCCTGCGGCAAATACAAGCGCGTGCGTTTCAAGGGCATCGTCTGCGAACGCTGCGGCGTGGAGGTCACCAAATCCCGCGTCCGCCGTGAGCGCATGGGCCACATCGAACTGGCCGCACCGGTCACGCACATCTGGTTCTTCAAGGGTGTGCCGAGCCGTTTGGGCTATTTGCTCGACATCGCTCCGAAGGACCTCGAGAAGGTCATCTACTTCGCGGCCTATATGGTCACGAGCGTCGATGAGGCGCAGCGCCAGCAGGATCTGCCGGATCTGCAGGACGAATTCGACACCGAGATCGCGCAGCTTTCCAAGCGCCGCGACAACGAGATCGAGGAACGCGCCAAGAAGCTCGAAGCCGACATGGCCGAGCTCGAGGAGAGTGGCGAGGCCAAGGGCAGCGCCAAGTCCAAGATGCGCAACTCCGCCGAGCGCGAGATGGCGGCGATCCGTCAGCGCTACGACGATCAGGCACAGCGCTTGAACGCTGTATTCGACCGCTTCAAGACCCTGAAGCCGGGCGATATGGAAGGTGACGTCGACCTGTGGCAGGAAATGTGCGACCGCTACGGCGACTACTTCGAAGGCTCCATGGGTGCCGAGGCCATTCAGAAGCGCCTGCGCGACTTCGATCTTGAAGGTGCCGCCAAGCAGCTGCGCGAAGAGATCGACACCGGCTCCGGCCAGCGCAAGGCCCGTGCCCTGAAGCGTTTGAAGGTCGTCAACGCCTTCCTCACCACGGACAACAAGCCCGAGGCGATGGTGTTGAACGCGATCCCGGTCATTCCTCCGGACCTGCGCCCGATGGTGCAGCTCGACGGCGGCCGTTTCGCCACCTCCGATCTGAACGACCTCTATCGTCGCGTCATCAACCGCAACAACCGCTTGAAGAGGCTCATCGAACTCGGCGCACCCGAGATCATGCTCAACAACGAAAAGCGCATGCTGCAGGAAGCCGTCGACTCCCTGTTCGACAACGGCCGCCGCGGCCGCCCGGTCACCGGCGCCTCGAACCGTCCGCTGAAGTCCCTGAGCGATATGCTCAAGGGCAAGCAGGGCCGTTTCCGCCAGAACCTCTTGGGCAAGCGTGTGGATTATTCCGGCCGTTCCGTGATCGTCGTCGGTCCGTCGCTGCGTATGCACCAGTGCGGTCTGCCGAAGCCGATGGCACTGGAGCTTTTCAAGCCCTTCGTCATCAAGAAGCTCGTGGACCAGAACTACGCGCAGAACATGAAGAGCGCCAAGCGCTTGGTCGACCGTCAGGACTCGTCCGTCTGGGACGTGCTCGAAGACGTCATCAGCGAGCACCCGGTGCTCCTGAACCGTGCGCCTACGCTGCACAGGCTCGGCATCCAGGCCTTTGAGCCGATTCTGGTCGAGGGCAAGGCCATCCACCTGCCGCCGCTCGCCTGCGCCGCATTCAACGCGGACTTCGATGGCGACCAGATGGCAGTCCATCTTCCGCTGAGCGTCGAGGCACAGGCCGAGGCCCGCTCCTTGATGATGGCTTCCGACAACATCCTGAAGCCGGCGGACGGCCACACCGTCACGATGCCTTCTCAGGACATGATCCTGGGTCTCTACTTCCTTTCCACCGTGGTGGAAGGCGCCAAGGGCCAGGGCCGTGTGCTCGGCAGCCCCGAAGAGCTGCGTATGGCCGTCGATCGTCACGACGTCGACGTACAGGCCAAGGTGCTCGTGCGTCTGCCGAAGGATTTCGTGCTTCCCACTGATTGGGAGCCGGCCGAACTCAAGGTCGTGGACCCCGAGCCGGGCAGCCCGGACGTAGTCAAGGAAGAGCGTTTCAAGGACGGTTCCGTGCTCTTCGCCACTTCCTACGGCCGCTTGAAGTTCAATGAGACCCTGCCTGTCGACTATCCGTTCATCAACGAGCAGGTCGCCAAGGGCAAGCTCTCCGGCATCGTCGACGACATCGCCACGCGTTACTCCACCGCCCAGGTGGCCGCGACGCTGGACGCCCTGAAGGATCTCGGCTTCACCCGCGCTCCTTGGTCGGGCGTCACCATGTCCTTCTCCGACATCGTCGAGCCGCCGGAACGTCTTTCGATCATCCATGACTACGAAGGCCAGGCCGACAAGGTCAACGACCAGTACGACATGGGTCTGTTGACCGAAGAGGAACGCCGTCAGGAGCTCATCAACCTGTGGACCGAATGCACCGACAAGGTCGCCGACGCCATGCGCGATAACTTCAAGGACGACAACAACGTCAACATCATGGTGCAGTCCGGAGCCCGAGGCAACTGGATGCAGATTCGCCAGATCTCCGGTATGCGAGGACTCGTGGCGAACCCGAAGGGCGAGATCATCTCCCGCCCGGTCAAGTCCAACTACCGCGAAGGCCTCTCCGTCCTGGAGTACTTCATCTCCCAGCACGGCGCCCGCAAGGGTCTGGCCGACACGGCACTGCGTACCGCGGAATCCGGCTACCTCACCCGTCGTCTCGTGGACGTGGCCCAGGAGGTCATCGTACGCGAAGAGGATTGCGGCACCAAGCGCGGACTGACGATCAAGATCGCCGACCACGATGAGGACGGCAATCTCGTGCTTGTGCGTGCCGCTGACGGTGGCCCGTATTCGCGTCTGCTGGCCGAGGATGTCATCGACCCCAAGGACGGCAAGACCGTGCTCTACAAGCGTGGAGACGCCATGAGCATGGACGTTCTGCGCGATATGGTCGCCCACGGCGTCGAAGAGGTCAAGGCGCGCAGCGTCTTGACCTGCGAGTCCAAGCGCGGCGTGTGCGCGAAGTGCTACGGCTGGTCGCTGGCCACCAATCGCTTGGTGGATGTCGGCGAAGCCGTCGGTGTCGTCGCGGCACAGTCCATCGGCGAGCCTGGTACGCAGTTGACGCTTCGTTCCTTCCACTCCGGCGGCGTCGCTTCCGCTTCCGACATCACCCAGGGTCTTCCCCGTGTCACCGAGCTCTTCGAGGCGCGTACGCCTAAGGGCGAGGCGCCGATCACGGAATATCCCGGTACCGTCAAGGTCGAGGATTCCGATCACGGCCGTCAGGTCACGCTGACCCCGGACGATAGCACCATCGAGCCGATCACCTACCCGGTGACCCGTCGTGCGCCGCTCTTGGTCAAAGACGGCGACCACGTCGAGGTCGGCACTCAGCTGATCGAAGGCTCCGTCGATCCGAAGAAGATCCTTCGCATCCTTGGGCCCCGTGCGGCTCAGGTCAGTATCGTCGAGGGCGTGCACGACGTGTACCGCTCCCAGGGTGTGGATATCCACGACAAGCACCTCGAGGTCATCGTCCACCAGATGCTTCGCCGCATCACGGTCATTGATTCCGGTACCACGAACCTGCTGCCCGGCCAGTTGGTCGATCAGTCGAGGTTCCGTGACGCCAATATGCAGGCGGTCAAGGAGGGTGGCAAGCCCGCTGCCGGCCGTCCCGAAATGCTCGGCATCACCAAGGCGTCTCTGGCCACCGATTCCTGGCTGTCCGCCGCTTCGTTCCAGGAGACCACCCGTGTGCTTACGGAGGCCGCGCTGGAGCAGAAGTCCGACGAGCTCAAGGGCTTGAAGGAGAACGTCATCATCGGCAAGCTCATCCCTGCCGGCACCGGTCTGGCGCGTTACCGCAACGCGACGGTCGAGCCCGACAAGGCCATCCGCGACACCATCTACCCGAACTTCGGCTTGGGCGGCGACGCGTCCTCCGAGTTCGGCGAAGGCGGCATGGACGATATGGACTTCTCCAATATCGACTTCGGCGACCTGAAACTCGGCGACGACTTCAACCCCGATGACTTCCTCAACGATCAGGGCGGGGCCAGCGAGCTCGGTGGCGACACCGACTTCGGCATGGGCTCCGGCACCGACGCTGATGGCGGTTCGGACAATTCCGCCTCGCAAGCCTGA
- a CDS encoding FHA domain-containing protein yields the protein MSNLPFPPPPELGWYDDDATVVSATTADEPQQDSSVVQTPQTLADEAAQKPAADASWTSSAPQTNSEGDIEDWDGTVLSTAFMSEKPKKRYRLHNDATGQDIVLDKSALLGRNVSATVPEGAMSIKLADPTRTVSRNHAAVSYDKDGTLWLEDYGSLNGTYIVTDDHEQQVKDSPVRLSPPTTLRIGDQFFKLTEDEG from the coding sequence ATGAGTAATTTGCCTTTTCCGCCGCCACCGGAGCTCGGTTGGTATGACGACGACGCCACAGTTGTATCCGCGACCACGGCCGATGAGCCTCAACAGGATTCAAGCGTAGTTCAGACTCCGCAGACGTTGGCCGACGAGGCCGCGCAGAAGCCTGCCGCGGACGCCTCGTGGACGTCTTCCGCCCCGCAGACCAACAGCGAGGGCGACATCGAGGACTGGGACGGGACGGTGCTGTCCACCGCTTTCATGTCCGAAAAGCCCAAGAAGCGCTATCGGCTGCACAACGACGCCACAGGTCAGGATATCGTTCTCGACAAGAGCGCCCTGCTCGGCCGCAATGTTTCGGCCACCGTGCCGGAAGGCGCGATGTCCATCAAGCTCGCCGACCCGACGCGTACGGTTTCGCGCAACCATGCCGCGGTCAGCTACGACAAGGACGGCACGTTGTGGCTTGAGGATTACGGCTCACTCAACGGCACGTATATCGTCACCGACGACCACGAGCAGCAGGTCAAGGACAGTCCTGTCCGGCTTTCGCCTCCCACGACGTTGCGTATCGGAGACCAGTTCTTCAAACTCACGGAGGACGAAGGCTGA
- a CDS encoding serine/threonine-protein phosphatase: MSDHPHIRAAMGSDIGKKRRNNQDTGVNEPGVYVVCDGMGGGVGGERASALAAQHFKSVAGEPVRSRKIIESALDAAQQDVYKLGHDLGGVAGTTATGIILPARPGEDGGEQAPLWYVINVGDSRTYHFDFDVRGNAIASSISRITKDHSQRQQAIDSGLMSPQMANATIPRNVITQCIGAPQGIKPDFYAVVPCGRFIVCSDGLYSEVADKKIAAISQANPDPQRAVEALIQAALHAGGNDNITIVVVDVWPNTPTEEPWHASKLDDGEELETIGDVTLDSLHT, encoded by the coding sequence ATGTCTGATCACCCACACATTCGTGCGGCCATGGGCAGCGATATCGGCAAAAAACGACGCAACAACCAAGACACCGGGGTCAACGAGCCCGGCGTCTATGTGGTGTGCGACGGCATGGGCGGCGGTGTCGGCGGCGAACGTGCCAGCGCTCTTGCCGCACAACACTTCAAGTCCGTCGCCGGCGAGCCGGTGAGGTCGCGCAAAATCATCGAATCCGCTTTGGACGCCGCACAACAAGATGTCTACAAACTGGGTCATGACTTGGGCGGTGTGGCCGGAACGACGGCCACCGGCATCATCCTCCCCGCACGCCCCGGCGAAGACGGCGGCGAGCAGGCCCCGCTTTGGTATGTGATCAACGTCGGTGATTCCCGTACCTATCATTTCGACTTCGACGTTCGGGGCAACGCCATTGCGTCCTCGATCAGCCGTATCACCAAGGACCATTCCCAGCGTCAACAGGCCATCGATTCCGGTCTGATGTCGCCGCAGATGGCCAACGCCACCATCCCGCGCAACGTCATCACCCAGTGCATCGGCGCCCCTCAGGGCATCAAGCCGGATTTCTACGCGGTAGTGCCGTGCGGTCGATTCATCGTCTGCTCGGACGGGCTGTATTCCGAGGTCGCGGACAAGAAAATCGCGGCGATCAGCCAGGCGAACCCCGACCCGCAACGCGCCGTCGAGGCACTGATCCAGGCCGCCCTGCACGCAGGCGGAAACGACAATATCACCATCGTCGTGGTCGACGTATGGCCGAACACGCCAACCGAGGAGCCTTGGCACGCCAGCAAGCTGGACGACGGAGAGGAGCTGGAGACCATCGGGGACGTCACCCTCGACAGCCTGCATACATAG